One genomic region from Salipiger sp. CCB-MM3 encodes:
- the ubiA gene encoding 4-hydroxybenzoate octaprenyltransferase — translation MTHPGAAPDPSGQVSDAVRGNWVDHRAPAWTRPYLRLSRADRPIGTWLLLLPCWWGLLLSMVADGNASWFDLWIFVGCGIGAVLMRGAGCTWNDITDRDFDGSVARTASRPIPSGQVTAKQALAWAVIQCLISFAILLTFPPMAILLGVLSLGPVAIYPFAKRFTWWPQVFLGIAFNWGALLAWTAHSGSLGWPAVALYFSGMAWTLFYDTIYAHQDKEDDALIGVKSTARLFGDDRTPKMLAWFMVISVALMGVAVVLAAPHGEIGQLVLLIAGPWTFGWHMLWQMRKLDVNDNDVLLRLFRANRDAGLLPVLFFAVALLA, via the coding sequence ATGACCCATCCCGGCGCAGCGCCAGATCCCTCAGGACAGGTGTCCGACGCGGTACGCGGCAATTGGGTGGACCACCGCGCGCCGGCGTGGACCCGGCCCTATCTGCGCCTGTCGCGCGCTGACCGGCCCATCGGCACATGGTTGCTGCTGCTGCCCTGCTGGTGGGGGCTGCTGCTGTCGATGGTCGCCGATGGCAACGCTTCGTGGTTCGATCTGTGGATATTTGTGGGCTGCGGCATTGGCGCGGTGTTGATGCGCGGCGCGGGCTGCACATGGAACGACATCACCGACCGCGACTTCGATGGCAGCGTGGCGCGCACCGCCTCGCGCCCCATCCCCTCGGGGCAGGTGACCGCCAAACAGGCGCTGGCATGGGCGGTGATCCAGTGCCTGATCTCCTTTGCCATTCTGCTGACCTTCCCGCCGATGGCGATCCTGCTGGGGGTGCTCTCGCTCGGGCCGGTGGCGATCTATCCTTTTGCCAAGCGCTTCACATGGTGGCCGCAGGTGTTTCTTGGTATCGCCTTCAACTGGGGCGCGCTGCTGGCATGGACCGCGCATAGCGGCAGCCTCGGCTGGCCCGCGGTGGCGCTTTATTTTTCGGGCATGGCGTGGACACTGTTCTACGACACGATCTATGCCCATCAGGACAAGGAAGATGACGCGCTGATCGGGGTCAAATCCACCGCGCGCCTCTTCGGAGACGATCGCACGCCAAAAATGCTGGCGTGGTTCATGGTGATCTCGGTCGCGCTGATGGGGGTCGCCGTGGTTCTGGCCGCGCCGCATGGCGAGATCGGGCAGCTGGTGCTGCTGATCGCCGGGCCTTGGACCTTTGGCTGGCACATGCTCTGGCAGATGCGCAAACTCGACGTGAACGACAATGACGTGCTGCTCAGGCTGTTCCGGGCCAACCGCGACGCCGGACTGCTGCCCGTGCTGTTTTTCGCCGTCGCTCTCTTGGCGTGA
- a CDS encoding OmpA family protein, producing MRLSGYLIPTTAFVAAAALCVGTAFFSMQMIETASRQDVANALSRDGQDWAEVDVNGLQVFLIGTAPDEAARFRAMTVAGSVVDSARVIDQMLVADAEAIEAPRFSMEILRNDAGISVIGLVPTETDRERLLEVMSGMVSGPQQVSDLLEDADFPPPEGWRRAVDFAGRVLEELPRSKISVSAGRVHIKAMADSEAAKREIERDLRRRVPDGVDLSLDLSAPRPVITPFTLRFVMDSDGIRFDACSVDTEEARTKILDAAKIAGFEGDAHCRTGLGVPSRRWGDATAMGIRALAELGGGSVTFSNADVALVAPEGTEQQLFDKVVGELDTELPQVFALHATLPETPEAGDQGPPEFTATLSPQGAVQLRGRINSDLSRETADSLAKALFGSDKVYTAARVAEGLPNGWATRVLAGLEAMGELSNGSLRITPDLVRISGNTGNPDANAEISGLLAEKLGDGGEFEIDVTYLEKLDPQLAIPTPEECEAQIVEIIGDRKISFEPGSANLDASAKDIMDELAELLKICGDIPLEIQGHTDSQGRESMNEALSRDRAQSVLDALRNRRVLTSSYRVKGYGETMPIADNSTEEGREANRRIEFKLIPPEPTEEEATALEQIEQEGTEAETEAAAEGAEQAQDDETQDQDAAQKEAAPDEAGQDGQEPQEGAEE from the coding sequence ATGCGCCTTTCCGGCTATCTCATTCCGACGACCGCATTTGTTGCCGCTGCGGCGCTCTGCGTCGGGACCGCCTTCTTCTCGATGCAGATGATCGAGACCGCCTCGCGGCAGGATGTCGCCAATGCGCTCAGCCGTGATGGGCAGGACTGGGCCGAGGTGGATGTGAACGGCTTGCAGGTCTTTCTCATCGGCACCGCGCCCGACGAGGCGGCACGATTCCGCGCGATGACCGTGGCTGGCTCGGTTGTGGATTCGGCGCGGGTGATCGACCAGATGCTGGTCGCTGATGCCGAGGCGATCGAGGCGCCGCGCTTCTCGATGGAGATTCTGCGCAATGATGCCGGTATCTCGGTGATCGGGCTGGTCCCGACAGAGACCGACCGCGAGCGTCTTCTGGAAGTGATGTCGGGCATGGTGAGCGGGCCGCAGCAGGTCTCGGACCTGCTCGAAGATGCCGATTTCCCGCCGCCCGAGGGCTGGCGCCGCGCCGTGGATTTCGCCGGCCGCGTGCTGGAGGAACTGCCGCGCTCGAAGATTTCCGTCTCGGCGGGCCGCGTCCACATCAAGGCGATGGCCGACAGCGAGGCCGCCAAGCGCGAGATCGAGCGCGACCTGCGCCGCCGTGTTCCAGATGGCGTCGATCTCAGCCTCGATCTTTCGGCACCGCGCCCGGTGATCACCCCGTTCACGCTGCGCTTCGTGATGGACAGCGATGGCATCCGCTTTGACGCCTGTTCGGTCGACACCGAAGAAGCGCGCACGAAGATTCTCGACGCCGCCAAGATCGCGGGCTTTGAGGGCGACGCACATTGCCGCACGGGGCTTGGTGTGCCGTCGCGCCGCTGGGGGGACGCCACCGCCATGGGCATTCGCGCGCTGGCCGAACTGGGCGGCGGCTCGGTCACTTTCTCCAACGCCGATGTTGCGCTGGTCGCCCCCGAGGGCACCGAGCAGCAGCTTTTCGACAAGGTCGTTGGCGAGCTGGACACCGAGCTGCCGCAGGTCTTCGCGCTGCATGCGACGCTGCCCGAAACACCCGAAGCGGGCGATCAGGGGCCGCCGGAGTTCACCGCCACGCTCTCGCCGCAGGGGGCCGTTCAGCTGCGCGGCCGGATCAATTCGGATCTCTCGCGCGAGACGGCGGACAGTCTGGCCAAGGCGCTCTTTGGCTCGGACAAGGTGTATACCGCCGCGCGTGTGGCCGAGGGACTGCCCAACGGCTGGGCGACCCGCGTTCTGGCCGGGCTCGAGGCGATGGGCGAGCTCAGCAATGGTTCGCTGCGCATCACGCCCGACCTCGTGCGCATCTCCGGCAACACCGGCAACCCGGACGCCAACGCCGAGATCTCGGGCCTGCTGGCCGAAAAGCTGGGCGATGGCGGCGAGTTTGAGATCGACGTGACCTATCTCGAAAAGCTCGACCCGCAACTGGCGATCCCCACGCCCGAGGAATGCGAGGCGCAGATCGTCGAGATCATCGGCGACCGCAAGATCAGCTTCGAGCCGGGCTCGGCGAACCTCGATGCCTCGGCCAAGGACATCATGGATGAACTGGCCGAGCTGCTGAAGATCTGCGGCGACATCCCGCTCGAGATTCAGGGGCACACCGACAGTCAGGGCCGCGAGTCGATGAACGAGGCGCTGAGCCGCGACCGCGCGCAATCGGTGCTCGACGCGCTGCGCAACCGCCGCGTGCTTACCTCGAGCTATCGCGTCAAAGGCTATGGCGAAACCATGCCGATTGCGGATAACAGTACAGAAGAAGGCCGCGAGGCGAACCGCCGGATCGAATTCAAGCTGATCCCCCCCGAACCGACCGAAGAAGAGGCCACCGCGCTCGAGCAGATCGAGCAGGAGGGCACCGAGGCGGAGACGGAGGCAGCGGCCGAAGGCGCAGAGCAGGCGCAGGACGACGAAACGCAGGATCAGGACGCCGCTCAGAAAGAGGCGGCGCCGGACGAGGCAGGGCAAGACGGTCAGGAACCGCAGGAAGGGGCAGAGGAATGA
- a CDS encoding glutamate--cysteine ligase has product MSIPQSGGGPIEHHAQLGEYLEEGIKPREDWRIGTEHEKFGYLTDTHAPLPYEGERSIRAVLEGLRDRHGWAEVNEGGNLIGLTKDGANVSLEPGGALELSGAPLETIHQTCDEVNEHLREVKGIADEIGVGFIGLGAAPEWKHEEMPLMPKGRYKLMDAYMGKVGTTGTTMMRRTCTVQVNLDFGSELDMINKMRVALALQPVATALFANSPFLEGKPNGMKSYRSYVWQNLDDARTGMLPFVFDESFGFESYVEYALDVPMYFVYRDGKYIDALGQSFRDFMAGRLPALPGEKPTLSDWADHLTTLFPEARMKKFIEMRGADGGPWRRLCALPAFWVGLTYDQGALDAAWDLVKGWDAETRQALRVAAGEDALQAEVNGIRMHDLAREVLKIAEAGLVARARPGAGGLLPDETHFLNALKESVESGTVQADEMLDLYHGEWGGDLSKIYGAYSY; this is encoded by the coding sequence ATGTCCATTCCCCAGTCCGGCGGCGGGCCGATCGAACATCATGCGCAGCTTGGCGAGTACCTCGAGGAGGGCATCAAGCCCAGAGAGGACTGGCGCATCGGCACCGAGCACGAGAAGTTCGGCTATCTGACCGACACCCACGCCCCGCTGCCCTATGAGGGCGAGCGCTCGATCCGCGCGGTGCTGGAAGGGCTGCGCGACCGGCACGGCTGGGCCGAGGTGAACGAGGGCGGCAATCTCATCGGCCTGACCAAGGACGGCGCCAACGTCTCGCTCGAGCCGGGCGGCGCGCTGGAACTGTCGGGTGCCCCGCTCGAGACCATCCACCAGACCTGCGACGAGGTGAACGAGCACCTGCGCGAGGTGAAGGGCATCGCCGACGAGATCGGCGTGGGCTTCATCGGCCTTGGCGCCGCGCCCGAATGGAAGCACGAGGAAATGCCCCTCATGCCCAAGGGCCGCTACAAGCTGATGGATGCCTATATGGGCAAGGTCGGCACCACAGGCACCACCATGATGCGGCGCACCTGCACCGTGCAGGTGAACCTCGATTTCGGCTCCGAACTGGACATGATCAACAAGATGCGCGTCGCGCTGGCTTTGCAGCCCGTCGCCACCGCGCTCTTTGCCAACTCGCCCTTCCTCGAAGGCAAGCCCAACGGCATGAAGAGCTATCGCTCCTATGTCTGGCAGAACCTCGATGACGCACGCACCGGCATGCTGCCCTTCGTCTTTGACGAGAGCTTCGGCTTTGAAAGCTACGTGGAATACGCGCTCGATGTGCCGATGTACTTTGTCTACCGCGATGGCAAATACATCGACGCGCTTGGCCAGTCCTTCCGCGACTTCATGGCGGGCCGCCTGCCCGCCCTGCCCGGCGAAAAGCCGACGCTGTCGGATTGGGCCGACCATCTGACCACGCTCTTCCCCGAGGCGCGGATGAAGAAATTCATCGAGATGCGCGGCGCCGATGGCGGCCCGTGGCGCCGCCTTTGCGCCCTGCCCGCCTTCTGGGTCGGGCTGACCTACGATCAAGGCGCGCTGGATGCCGCTTGGGACCTGGTGAAGGGCTGGGACGCCGAAACGCGCCAAGCCCTGCGCGTCGCGGCTGGTGAGGATGCCCTGCAGGCCGAGGTGAATGGCATCCGCATGCATGATCTCGCCCGCGAGGTGCTGAAGATCGCAGAAGCTGGCCTTGTCGCGCGCGCCCGCCCCGGCGCGGGTGGGCTGCTGCCGGACGAGACGCATTTCCTCAATGCGCTGAAGGAAAGCGTCGAAAGCGGGACGGTTCAGGCAGATGAGATGCTTGATCTCTATCACGGCGAATGGGGCGGTGATCTGTCGAAGATCTACGGCGCCTACAGCTACTGA
- a CDS encoding 16S rRNA (uracil(1498)-N(3))-methyltransferase translates to MNAKVRLYVDHPLGAGQPVALEREQAHYLFSVMRLPQGASVALFNGRDGAWLAEVSETGKRGGTLVCAEQIQPQGTPPDLWLLFAPIKKARTDFIVEKAVELGVRRIVPVQTAFTNSDRIRQDRLQAHAVEAAEQCGATFVPEVSELQKLGPLLAEWGDRRLLFCDEAAVGAGTDYAAALSGASGPWAVLIGPEGGFSEPERKKLHGMEQATSIALGPRILRADTAAVAALTLWQAHCGDWR, encoded by the coding sequence ATGAATGCAAAGGTTCGTCTGTATGTAGATCACCCGCTGGGCGCGGGACAACCGGTCGCTCTCGAGCGGGAGCAGGCCCATTATCTCTTTTCCGTGATGCGGCTGCCACAGGGCGCTTCCGTGGCGCTGTTCAACGGGCGTGATGGCGCGTGGCTGGCCGAGGTTTCCGAGACCGGAAAACGCGGCGGCACGCTGGTTTGCGCCGAGCAGATCCAGCCGCAGGGCACGCCGCCCGACCTCTGGCTGCTGTTCGCGCCCATCAAAAAAGCGCGCACCGATTTTATTGTCGAAAAGGCGGTGGAACTGGGCGTGCGGCGGATCGTGCCGGTGCAGACCGCCTTCACCAACTCCGACAGGATTCGCCAGGACCGGTTGCAGGCCCACGCGGTGGAGGCCGCCGAGCAATGCGGCGCCACCTTTGTGCCAGAGGTCTCCGAGTTGCAGAAGCTCGGGCCGCTGCTGGCCGAATGGGGCGATAGGCGGCTGCTGTTCTGCGACGAGGCCGCGGTGGGCGCGGGCACAGATTACGCCGCCGCGCTGTCCGGCGCCTCTGGGCCTTGGGCGGTGCTGATCGGCCCCGAGGGCGGCTTTTCCGAGCCCGAGCGCAAAAAGCTGCACGGTATGGAACAGGCGACCTCCATCGCGCTTGGCCCGCGCATCCTGCGCGCCGACACGGCGGCGGTGGCGGCGCTGACGCTCTGGCAGGCGCATTGCGGAGACTGGCGATGA